DNA sequence from the Xyrauchen texanus isolate HMW12.3.18 chromosome 35, RBS_HiC_50CHRs, whole genome shotgun sequence genome:
gacagaatgtgtctccatcCTGAGCTGTATGATTGCTGTGTTGTCCCATGATGTTTAtttcatactattgtttgtacagatgaacatggaaccttcaggcatttggaaattgctcccaaggatgaaccagacttgtggaggtccacacacacttttttttttttttttttttttttgaggtcttggctgaattgttttgattttcccatgatgtcaagcaaagaggcactgagtttgaaagtcttaaaatacatcaacaggtacacctccaatatCAGAATATAATTGCCTAAAGGCCTGACATcatattctggaattttccaagctgcttaaaggcacaatttacttggtgtatgtacatttctgacccactggaattgtgatatattcaattaaaagtgaaacaatctgtctgtaaacaattgttggaaaaattacttgtgtcatgcacaaagtagatgacttaaactacttgccaaaacaatagtttgctaataataaatctgtggagtggttaaaaaaatgagttttaatgacttcaaaataaTAATTGGATAAATAACTGGATTAATAGGGATAGTTGAAGactagtatgtttttttttcagagGTACCTAATTGCTATGTGTTAAGTGATATATTTAACCACAATAGTAATAGCTGCAATTCAAAAATGTTCTGCAACTACTATTACAAAACAAATGTCCACAGAAGAAGGACTGAAATATTCATTAAACTTTTTGAGACAATAAGAGTGTTTTTCATATTATATATTGCTCTGATTTACTTTAGGGGCTGTTTACCAAATCAACTTTTACCCCTCTTGATAAGTTTTGcttaaaaagagaaagagaaaaaaaatatgttctaAACTGAAAACCTAATAAGTTGACTACTCAATTCAAGTGAGGAAACAAGTTCACTCAATCCAATAATGGTGTCTTTAAAACTTTGGAATcaagttcacgtaacatggtgtTTGTATATAATTAACTTAAgtatttaagttaaggtaacttGATGCAAGCAgatttaactcagatttgctatttaaatgttgcttcagtttaataattttaattgaatggactcaaatttaggtcaaacaataacacaacaaatgaagattataactgattctagATCAAtcctataaaaaaaatacaaataaaatttttttctaaaaattgCATAATGCTTGTTCAATTACATATGCACAGTTCACCTTAATGGTAGCATTACACAAAACAACTATCCACAACAAATTgacattatacaaaaaaaattaaagaaccTCTAAATTGTtaataactatttaaatgcccccatatgtttcctttgaccaaggaaacataattaaataattcaagcacaAGGCATTGTGGATATTCCCTGTAGCCTTTCAAAGAACACAGATATTTGAGTTATTAGCCCCAAACCTGATGTTTCacgtaatgtttaattaagacaaccttattttttccagtaatgacaacttaAGGGTTTACAGTTTGTGTAAGTGTATTACAATATCCAGATGTCAAAATACAATAATTAGATAACATTTCTGCACTTGCATTGTAGCATTGATAATATTTCAGAAGTGTTCTTCTGACtaagatgttttattttatattaaatatggtTTCATTTAGTTTTCACAATTGTTTCATCAGCAGCTCTTTGTTGTTTTCTGCAAACTCTTTTGTCACACATTATTTTGAAAAGGGAAGCCAGAACCAATTCTGCTTCTGAAATGATAATTTTCTACTGTTTGCTGAGCAGGAAAGAAATGACACGTTCATGCTAAAATATTTTGCACTGATTAACAATAATATAACACTAACAGCCATCATTCTGCATCCATCCATTAAACCAGATgtgacatgcataacagaattaaTACTTGCCTTCACTGAGATGGGAACACTTTTGTGATTAAATGAGTTTAAAAGGCACAATATAGGACTAATGCACACTTATTTGCAAACTTGTATCCCTATGACAGAGGCTGTTTATTATGATTAAGAATAATTGAAGGTTTAGAAATAGTGACATTATTGCAgttaaatttaaaataacagtCTACACATGTGATGACTGTTTACTTTTTTAAAGCATAAATGTTGTAATTACATTATACTCTTGACTGGACTACTATATGTTAATATATCAAGGCTATTTTCAAGGTAATTTTGTGAAATATGAAACTGAGATTTGCTGTATCAAAATCCCCTAATAAATGATTTACACTCACTAAACACCTTAAATGAGCAGTTACCAATAATAACAATACTAGCTTTTCAAAAGCACTAAAAAGGAAAATATGATCATTTCGTAATGTTATGTTTAGTTTTTAGGAGAAATTCCCGGATTTAATTGTTGCTGTAACTGCACAATTATTAAACGATAGAAACTTACGTACACTCATTAAATGCACCATTGCGAGATGGAAACAATGTTAcataaaactgtatttatttgGTATGAAACGAATCACCTCGAAAACACAGAATACAAAACGAACAAAGTTGTGCTACTTTTTCCATGTTCGTTCCCGCGTGTAGAGGTTACCTTGGCAACTAGTTATAACCATGCAATAAATCGAACGTTGTATCGAAGGGCTAGTAATATGATAACATGCTAATTTTATATTCCCAAAAATAGAATTATTTGTTACCAATTGTGAAGAATTTTAATGGTCAGTAACGTCAGGTAAGTTGAACTAGTTAATGTCTGTTTAAATGGTCGTGGCTTAGGTTTATTTTGTCGTTTATTTTACACAGTTCAATGCAAGCATGAGTGTTTGTATGAGGTaatttaaactgaaaaatatgagTGAAATCCAAAGTGGTCTGACGTCACGTACGTCCCACAATGCACGCGCCCATCAGCTCGAGCGCTGCTGTTTATAGAGGGAAAGAAGGCCCGAAAGATACACACATTATTTTGGAAAAAAAGTGACAAATTATCCACCGCGAACGATTCGTGCGAATTCATCGAGAAATGGACGAGCAACGAAATAATATTTTGCACCACTGAGAGATGTAGAATGGAAGAATGCCCGTGAAATACAACTTTTGCGGCGATCAAAAGTTTCTGGTGAGAGCAAGACTGTTTTCATGAAAATGTTGCAGTGAATCTAAGATCGCGTGCGGTGTTTGCATTGATGTTGAAATGTTTAAACCCCTCAGAGTTTAGTTGTACGTGCTTATAGActttttttcaaaagtacagtTTGTGCCATTCACCCTCAGAAGAGGTCCAAATGTTGCATGCGCGAGCAAAACAAATTAGCTAGGCAAAACATTGTTGAATATTcactgtatttataaaaaaaataatatttgaatatacGTTAAAGACGAGAAAAGAGTGGAGGGGATTTGTGTCGGTTTTCATTTCAGTTCAGTTCATGTTGATTTTacaatttaatataaattttCTGCGGTTATCTGGAGGTTTTGCTGAGCAAAGCGTGCCTCAAGTTCAAATCCCGAAACGCGCAAGGAGTAATTAAAATGAAGATACTATTAAAACAACAAAGAAacgaaaaaaatattaatatttgtactttataaTTCGTACCAAGCACAActttaaaagttttgttttgtgttcgttTCAGTGTAACTATACTTTAATAAATTTAATGAAGTCAAATTTGAGACTctcataatattttaaattaataatgtgtaaataataatttaattaatcactTTTGCCTGAAATTCAAACTTCCTTTTAATGAAGTGAAATGGAAATGTACTGTAACTTGATTATAAAACTGGTGGCTGTTGCACTATAATAAATATTCAAAgctgaaaataattaaaactgtTTTATTATGTGAAAAATTAGATGTTTGACAATGAATAAATAAGCACATAGTGTCCAAACTGAAATCTGAATTTACTTAAATTCAGAAGCCCCAgaatatttcttaaaattttttgaATTTAATCTTAACTTTGAATTAAAATAATCTagaattgcatttaaaatgtaaagcaaATTATTGCCTGAATGATGTCCATCTGTTCTTTAGTCACTGATGGAGTAATGATGATCAGGCATTTTCTGGATGTCTGTCAGGATAATGAATGTGCTTTTGTGAGACTTGAAACAGGTAAACAAACCCTTTATAAATGTCACTAACCAGTCATCATGGACATTCCTTGAGGgttttttttaagtttcttgTGTTGAAATCAGTTACCATCACTATTTGGGGCAGGTATTTATTTCTGttgaaaagaaacaaaataaatctaTGCGATAAAGCAAGATTTTAGCATCATATTGCAACATACTCGTTTTCTTTTTACCTAATGTAGTTAGGTTGACTCAGTCATTGaaccaaaataaattatatttttgacttgaacaaACCCAGTTAATTGTTGTTACcacattaagcacatttttaggttgtctggaaaaaaaaaatcaactttttttttttcgtttgtgCATTATAATATTATAGCAATAAATTATGATTGTTGTACTTAATCCATTTtgggtttattattatttaacgtACACAAGACTGTATCATCGTATGCACTGTAATGCTGATGCACTGTAATTTTGTTGTACTGTAATTATTGTTTATGTGCTAGGAACCAAGACAAATTCTGTTGCATTATTGTAATAATGAATATAAAGTGATTCTGACATTAGCAATAAATAACCTTATGACTTTAGGTATGAAAACATTTTCCACCTCACTGATCAGACACCTGCTGCATCTTTGTGTTTGTGCGCAGGATTTTGAACATGCGTAAAAACGACCTTCAGTCTCAAGGAAAATTTTCTTATCAGGTATTTGTGAAAAGCTTTTGTCTTTAATATAATACGTACTCTCTTTTTTTAACTTGTAGAATTTTGTGGTCTACACTAATGTATCGTGTAATTCTTTGGCTTTTCTCAGATGTATAATTACATGCTCCCTGAAAACTACCCATATATGTGAGAAAATGTTCCATGGCAAAGACCAGTTGAACAGCCACCTCCAGACCCACGACCCCAACAAGCAAGAATTGCGGTGTGAAGAATGTGGCAAGCATTACAACACTCGCCTCGGTCTTAGACGCCACGTGGCTACGCATGTCACCTCTGCCACTGGTGACCTCACCTGTAAGGTTTGTCGGCAGGTATATGAGAGCATGCCGGCATTGCTTGAGCACTTGAGTACACATACTGGCCGACCACCCCCAGTGACTGTAGTACGTGAAAGGAAGCATCAGTGTGAACGCTGTGGTCGTCGCTTCTTTACTCGCAAGGATGTCAGACGCCATGCAGTGGTTCATACAGGTAGACGGGACTTCTTGTGTCCACGTTGCGCCCAACGCTTTGGCCGACGTGACCACCTCACACGACACCTGAAGAAAAGCCATGCACAGGAGTTAGAGACCCTGACACCGATGTCCATTAAAGAAGAGCCCAGTCCCACAATGTGCTCCGTTGGTTCTCCAAAGGATGCAACAGAGGCTTTTTCTATGGGCATGTTCAACCTACAAGGCCTGCCGAGAGCATCTACCTCAGGGGTCAATCATCATCATTCAGTGGTGTCTGTCCCTCTGTCCAACCCCATGGGTGTGGGCTGCTACCTCGAGTTGAGCAAGCCTCAACTGCAGCAGTACCAGCAGGCTCCTAGAAATCAGCCTAGTTCCACTACCTCATATCTAAAAGCAGAGATGGAGAACTTCCTGACCGAACTCCAGTGTGGGCCTATGCCACCACAAGCTGCCGTAGCGACACCCGTCTCACGGCCAGGCGACCTCCACTCTGACAGCCTGGGAGGTCAGAGTGCACATTTCACCCTTAGGAACTCGGCGTTCACCTCAGCTGAGCCCCCTTCCAACTCTGCCAACATGGACCTTTCACATCTGCTGGGGTTCCTACCGTTCGGCCTGCCTCCTTACAGCACTCCCTTGAATTCTGGAAGCCTCGGGATGGGATACTCCACCCCCACCACTGCTGCATCCCCAAGCCCTACCTCTCAGCTCTCTGGGCCACTTACCTCATTTCAGCCACTGTCACTGCATGAGCCTCAGGCTTCAGGGCACTTAAACCAGTTCTCTGGTTTCTCTCCAACTCTACCTCAATTCCATCAAGCCTTCCAACAGTGATGTTACTCTATGACCTGCCAGTCAAATGCAACAGCTCTGTTGCATCATTGCCAAATAGCTTACAGGTAATGGAGCTGTTCAGTCATGGTGTGAATTTGTTGACCAACATGGAAGGCTAATTCGACATTGGTTACCTTGGGTATTTCCGATGGGTGTTTTAGAATAGTGTTTTTcaaattatgagtaaaataaagtcTGCTTTTAATTTTACCGAAGAGATTTTACCATTTagtatacaaccccaattccgaaaaagttgtgACTgtagaaaaatgctaataaaagcaaaaaggagttatttgtaaattatattcaccctttgctatattgaaagcatacgtacacattatatgatgttttaccttctgaatttcattttatatatttttaaagtacagtaatttcaaatcagatgattgcaacatgctccaataaagttgggacagtcgagtgtttaccactgtgaaacatcacaatttcttctaataacacttattaagcatttatgcacttaagacacaagtttgttaagtttaaaaagagtaattttcccccattcatccattatgcaggtctttagctgcacaattgtacagggtctttgttgccgtattgtgcgcttcataatgcaccacacattctcaattggtgATGGTCAGTACTGCAGGTAGGCCAGTCTAGCACCCGCACACTCTGCTTATTTAGcctgtatgtggtttgaagttgtcctgctgaatgCCTGGACGTCTTTGGAAAAGACTGTGCTGGACGGCAGTATATGCTGCACcataatttttacatatctgtctgcattaatggtgccctcatgttcgaaaaactatttgaaatgtggactcatcagaccaaaaaacatggttccactgttctactttccatcaaagatgagactgaccccagagaagtcggcagtacTTCTGGACTGTGTTGATGTAggacttctgctttgcatagtaaagtcttaacttgcatctgtggatgcagagGCAAATTTTGACTAACAaatgtttactaaagtaatcccaaacccatgttcatgatatcattACAGATGAATGGTCTGAGGGATCaaagatcacgtgcattcagaagtggttttcgtcttgccctttatgcactGAGATTTGAACAGATTCCTTGagtcttttaactatattgtgcactgtagagggtgaaatgcccaaaatccttccaatttgtctttggggaacattgttctcaaagtgctggattatttgcagaagcatctgttggcaaattgacaagtttcaaatgatccttgctcttgaaggactgggttgtttttggaggctccttatatactatgacacaacTGCCTCGCCTGTTtaacattgccttgttattttcaCTCGTcagattgttattagtcttaaattgcccatgtctCAACTTTTATGGATCATGTTGCAATCATCCGATTTGCAATCGTCCGAAtgactacatttaaaaaacaacaacaatgaaattcacatggttaaacatcatataatgtgtagttgtagtgatttcaatatagcaaagggtgaatatgatttacaaataactcctttttgcttttattagcattttttggaattggggctgtacaaaatgaaacaaatttcttccgaggaacacaaaaggcaaaatgttggactgacagcctcagtaaccattcacttacattgcatcttttttctgtaaaatgaaattaaatggtgactgaggttgtctgTCTGCTTGCATATCATTTTGTGAGAAGAATataagtaatacaggtttggattgacataagggtgagttacgctgccttcaagtgcacctGGGAAGCTCCTACCTCAGAGTCGGGCATTTGTTATTACGACATGTCACATTCAAGTCGGAAACAATATgcggaagaagccaaacttaaacaaacacagtGAATGACAGCAAAAAAGTGTTTTTCTGTTGCACTGTTGACTAGACATAACTGAATACTCCTGTGTCACTTTTACACAACTTAtctgatttattaatgcatgggCTATAGcaaataatttattcatttgcttaaaggaatattcagtgtttaatacaagttaagcataaacaacaacatttgtggcataatgttgatttcacaATTTATTTCAACTTCTTGAAAAAAGAGAAAATCtgttttacagtgaggcacttgaaaTTGAAGTGGATGTGTCGAATCGTAAAGGTTAaagtactcactgtttcaaaggtatacCTACAAAACATAAACGGtacgtgtgttaacatgatttcagtataATAAACtcgcttactaatcttttctgtgaaaagttaatCCAATTGTAAAATTtaattgccatgatgacataaagctgtaaaccctaaaacaaccaaaTAATGACGATTTTAAACAACTTAACTTTTGAAATAAgtgaaagtgtttttataaaattataagcttcacatttctttcttttaaccctccaaaaccCTCGTTTTTTCCTTTAaataaaggagggatgagtcaaaatgattttttgtggtaatcaacattatgccacaaatgccgttgatttagcttaacttgttttgaacctggaatattcatttaaaactaACCACGAAGGATTCATTAGTTGACTAtcatataaacaaaataatataatttaaataaagcactgaaaatgtaaattaagttATTGCTGTCCATCCTCTTTCATGTCAACACACCCCTTCCATATCGGCAACAGTTATCATCTAGAATTTTGAGTTTCCCTGCCGTTAAATATGACATTGTTAGATAATTCATGTGCTCTGAACTAGTAATTGCGTTATTTCCTACTCCACTTGAGCATACATAGtggcagaatttacatttttgagtgaactaatcctttaaaattaGCAACATTTTCAACAGTCACGTTTTGAGGCATTTTCAATTAATGTTAACCACAgattttattttactcataaattgaaaaCCACTATTCTAAAATCCCATTAGAAATTACTAAGGGGAACCA
Encoded proteins:
- the LOC127629225 gene encoding zinc finger protein PLAGL2-like produces the protein MFHGKDQLNSHLQTHDPNKQELRCEECGKHYNTRLGLRRHVATHVTSATGDLTCKVCRQVYESMPALLEHLSTHTGRPPPVTVVRERKHQCERCGRRFFTRKDVRRHAVVHTGRRDFLCPRCAQRFGRRDHLTRHLKKSHAQELETLTPMSIKEEPSPTMCSVGSPKDATEAFSMGMFNLQGLPRASTSGVNHHHSVVSVPLSNPMGVGCYLELSKPQLQQYQQAPRNQPSSTTSYLKAEMENFLTELQCGPMPPQAAVATPVSRPGDLHSDSLGGQSAHFTLRNSAFTSAEPPSNSANMDLSHLLGFLPFGLPPYSTPLNSGSLGMGYSTPTTAASPSPTSQLSGPLTSFQPLSLHEPQASGHLNQFSGFSPTLPQFHQAFQQ